In the Dysgonomonas mossii genome, TTTGAAATGGAGGATGCAAAGGAAAAAATTAAATTACAAATAAACCAATCAGCATACAAACTGTCGGAAGCAAACAAAAAGCTAAAGACTGCGCAAAAAAACACAGAAAAGGCGGATGAAAATCTAAGATACGCAAACGTAGGATTCGAGGAAGGAGTAATCCCTTCATCGGATGTTATAGCTGCACACACAGCTTGGTTATCAGCTCACTCGGATCTGATAGATGCTCAGATCGACATTATCTTATGCCGAATATACCTGAACAAAGCATTGGGTCGTAAGTTTTAAAAATATCTTATATTTATCTATATATAAGGAACTAAGATGATAAAAGTATACAATTAGGGAAAATAATAAAAAAGTGTCACTTTTGTCACCTTTTAGACCTAAAACAACTGATTAACAAATCGATATATATTTGAAAAAAAGTAACAAATAAAGATATGGATACAGAAAACAAAAAAACAGGTTCTAAACTCATACCTATTCTGATTTTTGCCGCCGTTATTATTCTAGTTGGCTTATACGGTTTCTTCTTCCTCAACCAAGAAGACAACATCATACAAGGAGAAGCGGATGTAACCGAAGTACGTATATCCAGCAAAGTGCCCGGACGTATCGCAAAATATATGGTAGACGAAGGAAGCTATGTGAAAAAAGGTGACACTCTTGCTATACTAAGCATCCCTGACATCGATGCTAAGCTGGCACAGGCAAATGCTGCACAGCAAGGAGCTGCGGCACAAAACCAGAAAGCAATAAAAGGAGCACGCGTAGAGCAAATCCAAGGGGCATACGAAATGTGGCAAAAGGCTAAAGTAGGAACAGACATAGCGCAGAAGTCGTACAAGCGTGTTCAAAACTTGTTTGACAAAGGTGTTGTAACCGCACAAAAGAGAGATGAAGCCGAAGCACAATACAACGCATCAGTTGCAACAGAAAAGGCCGCGAAGTCTCAATACGACATGGCTGTAAACGGTGCAGAAAAAGAAGACAAAGAAGCGGCCTTTGCCTTATTGGAAAGAGCAAAAGGTGCTGTAGCAGAAGTATCATCTTACATCTCTGAAAGCTATCTGATCTCACCTATTGACGGAAAGGTTACGGAAAAATTTCCGAACGAAGGAGAGTTGGTAGGTACAGGGGCTCCGATAATGAATGTTGCTAAACTAGACGATAAGTGGGGTTCATTCAACATCAGAGAAGACCATCTAAAGAACTATAAAGATATAGGTAAGACATTCAAGGCATACGTTCCGGCACTGGATCAGGAAGTAGAGATGACCGTATACTATGTCAAAGATTTGGGATCGTATGCAGCATGGAAAGCCACCAAAACAACAGGACAGTACGATAGAAAGACTTTTGAGGTAAAAGCTCGATTCAACGACAAAGCAATCGATGTACTGCCGGGAATGTCACTTATCATTAAAGAATAACAAATGAGCTCTAAAACCGGTATACTAGCCATATTCAAAAGGGAGTGGATACGTATATCCTCATCCAAAATATGTATATGGGGGATATTCGTTGCTCCGCTATTATCCATGACTATTTTGATGTGGATGATGAGCGCAGGGCTGCCCTCACGTATACCTATTGCGGTGGTAGACCTAGACAATACGACTACAACACGCTCTTTGATACGCCAGTTGGATGCTTTTGAAAAAACGAATATACAGTATAAAAGCCTTTCGTTTAAAGAAGCAAGGCATCAGATGGAGCGAATGGAAGTATATGCTGTACTAACTATTCCGAAAGATTTTACGAAAGATGCAATTTCAGGCAATCGCCCCAAATTGGTTTATTATACCAACAATGCTTTTTTGATATCGGGCTCCCTGCTATTTCAGGATTTGAAAACAATATCTACGCTGGCTTCGGCCTCAGTAGGACTAAAGACTGCAACGGCAAAGGGTTATACAGAAAACCAGATTATGCCGATCTTGCAACCGATTACGATAGACGCTCATCCCACAGGAAACCCTTGGCTCAACTATTCGGTATATCTGAACAATGTTCTCTTGCCGGGTATATTGCAATTGATTATCCTGATGTTTACCGTATCGGCTTTCGGTTCGGAAATAAAAGCGGGTAACGGGCCAAAACTTATGTCTATGGGAGACAACTCCATCATCAAAGTAATGATAGGGAAACTACTTCCATATACGATCATATATATGGGGATAGCGTTATTATTTGTGGCAGTCCTTTATTACATCAATCGATTTCCATTGCATAATGGTTTTTGGCCTATGTTCTTTAATTATGCATGCCTCATTCTGGCAGCACAGGGAGCAGGCGTCATACTTTTGGGAATATTCCGCAATTACCGGTTTGCCCTAAGCATAGCCAGCCTTATAGGAATGGTATCATTCTCCATTACAGGATTTTCATTCTCTACATTGGCGATGGATGGAAGCCTCAGTGCATTGAGCAACTTATTCCCGCTAAGGCATTTTTTCCTTATCTATGTAGATCAGGCGCTAAATGGCATAGCGGTGGGCTACTCCATGTATCATTATGCGGCACTGCTTGGCTTTGTGTTGCTATCAATATTCTTCTTCGGTACTGTAAGAAAATTACTGAAGGATAACGTATATGAGCTATGAAAAGATTACTACTTGACATATATTATGTTTGGATCAACGAGCTAAAGGTCATATTCAAAGACCCGGCGGTTATATTGCTCTTCTTTATAGTACCGTTGGCCTATCCTGTACTGTATAGCTTTATATACAATAACGAAACTGTACATGAGGTAAAAGTTATATTAGTAGATGATTCAAACTCTTCGCTCTCAAGGGAATTTAAAAGAAAAGTAGATGCCACAGCCGATGTAAAGGTAATAGGATACGCCTCGGACATGGAAGAAGCCCGTGAAGCTCTCCGAAGAAAAGAGGCTTACGGGATAATGTATATCCCCAGAGACTTCAGCAAAGACATACATACTCAGCAACAAACGAAAGTCAGCGTGTATGCCGATATGAGCAGTTTGTTGTTTTACAAAGCAATGATACTCAGCGCTACCGAAGTATCGCTGGATATGGGTGCTGATATACGCGTAGTTGAAACCGGAAGCGGAAGTCAGGAAGAAGATGCCACTACCCGGCAAACAGTAGAAAATGAATGGGTTCCGATGTATAATCCACAGAATGGATTTGCAAGCTTCCTTGTTCCTGCGATACTTATACTCATTATACAGCAAACAATGTTTTTGGGTATAGCTACTATTGTTGGCACACACAACGACAAGAAACGATTTACAATAGCATCACACACAGCCCAAGGCAAAAATGTAGGTGCCATAAAGCTAACGATCGGTAAAGCCTTTTGCTATGCCTCTTTATACATGCTGATCTCGGTATGGGTGCTCCGAGTAATACCATATATCTTCAAGTTTCCGCAGATAGGAGACCCACTGACAATTGCAGCATTTCTTATGCCGTTCCTGTTGTCGGCTACATTCTTTACAATGACACTCTCCTACTTCTGCTCGCAGCGTGAATTCGGAATGATGTTGTTTGTATTCACCAGTGTCATATTCATATTTATATCGGGTATATCTTGGCCTTGGACTGAGATACCTACAGCCATAAAGGCGATAGCATACATTGTTCCGTCTACACCGGGCATTCACGGGTTCATTAAAATAAACACAATGGGAGCTACTCTGAATGATGTATGGTTCGAATATATAGCTCTTTGGATACAGGCAGGAATATATTGTATTACGGCAACCATAATGTATAAATGGTGGATACAGAATTACGACCCGGAATACAAAGGAATGATAAGAAAAAGAGTTGAATAAATCTTCAACTCTTCTTCATCTTCTATTGATATTTCTCGAAGTCAAAATCTTCTCGCTTAGCAAAGCCTCCTTCTATAAGTAACTCTGCGGCGCGCCTGTAATCCTCCGATCTGACCTGTAATCTGGCTGTACCTAACCCTGCGGTGTAAACAGTAAGATATTCTCCATTTACAACACAGTCTATGCCATTGTCAATCAGAAATGATTTTGCTATAGCCAAATTAGCTTCAAAGTCAGCGCTTTTTAAAGTAACCAGTTCATCCATAATCTTTAGATTTATTATCCACTTATAAATGTAGATATAATCAACAAACTAGACAAGACGAACAATATTTATTTCAATTATTTATAAAATAATTTGGTTTATAATATAAACCACTTTACATTTACAGAATAAAATATTATAAACCACTTTAAGGAAAAAAATATGATACTCCGGTTAACTCTAATAATAATTCTATTAACGCTATCAGTCAGGGCATTTAGTCAGTCTCAAATACAAGGATATATAAGAGACGAGAATAACAAAGGTATAGCTTTCGCAAATGTTTATATAGAAAACACAGTAGATGGAACGAGTACCGATGAGAACGGACACTTTGTTTTAGAAACTGAAGAGAAAGGGTCTGTTACGCTGATAGCTTCATTTGTAGGATATAAACCGTTCTCTATCACTTCCGATGTTTCGAAATTGAACAACTTAGCTATTAACCTGAAGCCCGACCTAACAAACCTAAATGAAGTAGTCGTTACGGCAGGTAGTTTCCAGCTAAAAGGAGAATCGAATCTGGAAAAAAAGAATGCTATCGATCTAGTTACAGCTGCAGGCTCGGAAGGAGATTTATACAAATCGATAACAAACTTACCCGGCGCTCAAATATCGGGTACAGATGGCAAACTGCAAGTAAGAGGCGGAAGTAGCTATGAGACTCAGACCTATATAGACGAGATGCACGTAATGTCGCCATATACATCCATGCCGGCAAACACAGCTGTGAGGGGAAGGCACTCTACATTTATATTTGATGCGATAAATTTTTCAACGGGAGGCTTCTCGCCGGAGTATACTCAAAGTTTGTCGAGCGTACTGCCCTTGTCGACTAAAGACGAAAGTACTATTACGAAGATAGGAGCGAGTCTAACTAGCGTAGGTTTGGGAACGGGAGGAACAAAATCGTGGGATAAAGGATCAGCTTCTTTTGATGTAAACTATACAAATCTTGAACCATATACAAAACTGATATTCCCTGACGAGAAGCCGGATTGGGATAAGTATTATCAAGGAATATCGGCAGCCAATCAGCTTCGGTTTAAGCTAGGAGACAAAACATATCTTAAAACATATTTCACTTACGACAAAACTCTTTTTAAGAAAAAGGAGACTCCCGCATTCAGCAATATTGACCGCAAACTAGATTTTGATGAAGATAACCTATACCTAAACAGCACATTCAAAAAGCGATTTAGCAATGGGATAAATTACTTCGCCGGAGTAGCTTATTCTTGGAATAAGAAGAATATAAATAATGCCAGAGTACCAAATGACTTGTTTAAGTCGGATGAAAGTGAGCTCCATCTAAAGACAAAGGCAGAGAAACGATTCTCCGGCTTGTATAAGCTAGGAGTAGGAACAGAAGCTCTGATCAGAAAATATGAAATGACTTATCTGGACGAGAAGAGTGTAGAAAGAAAAGTAAATCATAATATCGAAGGATTATTCGTTAGCAATGATTTTAACCTATCAGATAAACTACTCTTAAACGCATCATCACGTATCGAGTATGCTTCGTTAGACAAGTCATTTGCACTACTTCCCCGCATTGCCTTAAACTACAATATAAAGAAAGACATTGTATTATCAGCTGTCGCAGGAAAATATCAGCAGACTTCTCCCAACGAAAATTTGATTTACAACAATCACCTGTCACAAGAGAATACAACGCAATATATACTGAGTGCACAGAATACAATTACAAATTATCGAGTATTCAGGGTCGAAGTTTATCACAAGAAATACAACAAACTGACTACCATATATGACGACTTTTATCACTCTGATGGACATGGATATAGCCAGGGTGTAGACCTAATGTATAAAGATGGGTTCAGAACAGGAAACAAGCAATCCTTAGAATATATGCTATCGTATTCATACAATGATTCGAAGCGAAAGTATGCCGAATACAATGAAAAAATTATGCCGCCATTTACGACAAAACATAACGCATCGGTCATTCTAAGGTATTCGAACGAAAAGTTAAAAAGCATAATCGGAGTAACAAACCGATTTGCCAGTGGACGTGCATATCACAATCCTAATTTACCCGGTGTAATGAACGAAACAACTCCCGCTTATAACTCTTTGGATGTTAGCTGGACTGTATTGGCACACAAAAGGCTAATCATATATGCGAGTGCCTCAAACATTCTTGGCAGAACGAATATATATGGGTATGATTATAATCCGAACCCGAATACATCGGGCAGATATGAAGCAAAATCTATAAAGTCGTATCAAAACAATTTCTTCTTCATCGGATTCTTCTGGACAATAAGTGGAAAAGTAGCATACGATCCGGCAACATTCTAAAATAAAACATTAACCCTTAATTATATTCTTATGAAAACGTTTAAATTTTATCTTTGTATAGCAATACTAATTGCACCAATGGCTTTATCAGCAATAACAAATACTGATTCAACCTATTTGAAAGTAATGGAGAAAACAGTATTAAAATTAGATTCTGCCAAATCAGTAAACGAGTTACAAACAATCCGGAATCAATTCGAACGGATATCTTTGAAATATGACAAAGAATGGCTACCTCTTTACTATGTAGCATACACGGGAATACAAATGACATATTACAACCCAAAGGCAGAAAACAATGAAGCCATTCTCGAAACGGTAAAAGCAAGTCTTGACAAGCTAAATTCATTTACCAATGCTGACAAGTCAGAAGTCAGTACTTTGTATGGGTATTATTACAATGGATTATCGATGACTAATCCGGCAGTAAATGGACAAAAATATTTTAATGATGTAATCAGTAACTATGAGAAGGCTATAAAGCTGAATCCGGAGAATCCGAGACCAATCTTTTTATTAGCTTTTTATGAAAGTTTTTTACCTGACTTTATTCGCTCGAAACGTGATTTTTGTGAAGAGATAAATAAGGCAAAGTCATTATATCAGAAAGAACAAAAAACAATAGAAAAACCGCATTGGGGCGAAGCTTTTATGATACAAATTTCAGAGAAGTGCAATAAATAAAATAATACCGGCATAATGGAAAATAATTTCACCGAACAAGATAGCATGAAGCTTATCAATGAAATGATCTCGCAAGCGAGAAACAATTTTCAGGAAGGAGGCATTAGAACGAGTATATTCAGTGGATATGTGGTGGCTGCAACCGCTTTTGCCAATTTCATCCTCATCCATACATTAGACGATCCGAATCAATCATTCTGGATTTGGCTAACAATGATACCAATGATAATAATATCAAGAATAATAAAGAGGAGATATTCGAGAAGTGCGACAGTGAAAACACATATAGATAAAATAGTAAGACACATCTGGAATGCATTTGCCATATCTGTTGCGATCTTTCTTATAACTATTTATGGAACAGCATACGCCTTACACTCAGGCTTTCTGGGAATCCTTATAACTCCCATTATTTTAACAATGATGGGTGCAGCACAATTTACAACTTCTATCGCTTGCCGATTCAGACCATACCTTTATGGAGCATGTATTTTTTGGGGAGGAGCCTTAGTGTGCACATTAAGTTATATTTTTGCCAGTGGTGATATTCAATTTATTATTTTGGGTATATGTGCTATCCTTGGACTTTGTGTACCGGGGCATATAGCAAACCGTAAAGCCGTTAAAAATGTTTAAAGATCTTGATCCACTCTTACACTCGCAACTGCGACTGGCAGTAATATCATTGCTGCTATCTGTAGAAGAAGCTGACTTTGTCTTTATCCGAGAGAAGACAGGTTCAACTGCGGGTAACTTGAGCGTACAAATAGAAAAATTAAGCGAAGCCGGATATATCAACGTCCGCAAATTCATTGATGGGAAGAAACCCCGCACCGTTTGCAAAATAACTCAAACAGGCATAGATGCATTTGACAAATACGTAAAAAATCTGCAAAGTTATATTAAGAAATAATGCAAGAAGCAAACCATATCTTTATTAAGCGTGTTATAAAAGATAGAGTTCAATTTTATTAACATAAAAATAAAAGAGTATGGAATTCATTTGGTCAATAATAATAGGTATAGCTGCCGGATTTATAGCTGGCAAGATTATGAAAGGCAGTGGCTTCGGACTTATACTAAACCTTATAGTCGGTATTGTCGGAGGATTACTAGGTGGATGGATATTTACGCTGCTCGGGTTGGATGTAAACGGTATTCTCGGCAACTTGGTAATGTCTACTATAGGAGCAATCGTACTGCTTTGGATAATA is a window encoding:
- a CDS encoding HlyD family secretion protein, which translates into the protein MDTENKKTGSKLIPILIFAAVIILVGLYGFFFLNQEDNIIQGEADVTEVRISSKVPGRIAKYMVDEGSYVKKGDTLAILSIPDIDAKLAQANAAQQGAAAQNQKAIKGARVEQIQGAYEMWQKAKVGTDIAQKSYKRVQNLFDKGVVTAQKRDEAEAQYNASVATEKAAKSQYDMAVNGAEKEDKEAAFALLERAKGAVAEVSSYISESYLISPIDGKVTEKFPNEGELVGTGAPIMNVAKLDDKWGSFNIREDHLKNYKDIGKTFKAYVPALDQEVEMTVYYVKDLGSYAAWKATKTTGQYDRKTFEVKARFNDKAIDVLPGMSLIIKE
- a CDS encoding ABC transporter permease, with the translated sequence MSSKTGILAIFKREWIRISSSKICIWGIFVAPLLSMTILMWMMSAGLPSRIPIAVVDLDNTTTTRSLIRQLDAFEKTNIQYKSLSFKEARHQMERMEVYAVLTIPKDFTKDAISGNRPKLVYYTNNAFLISGSLLFQDLKTISTLASASVGLKTATAKGYTENQIMPILQPITIDAHPTGNPWLNYSVYLNNVLLPGILQLIILMFTVSAFGSEIKAGNGPKLMSMGDNSIIKVMIGKLLPYTIIYMGIALLFVAVLYYINRFPLHNGFWPMFFNYACLILAAQGAGVILLGIFRNYRFALSIASLIGMVSFSITGFSFSTLAMDGSLSALSNLFPLRHFFLIYVDQALNGIAVGYSMYHYAALLGFVLLSIFFFGTVRKLLKDNVYEL
- a CDS encoding ABC transporter permease, which codes for MKRLLLDIYYVWINELKVIFKDPAVILLFFIVPLAYPVLYSFIYNNETVHEVKVILVDDSNSSLSREFKRKVDATADVKVIGYASDMEEAREALRRKEAYGIMYIPRDFSKDIHTQQQTKVSVYADMSSLLFYKAMILSATEVSLDMGADIRVVETGSGSQEEDATTRQTVENEWVPMYNPQNGFASFLVPAILILIIQQTMFLGIATIVGTHNDKKRFTIASHTAQGKNVGAIKLTIGKAFCYASLYMLISVWVLRVIPYIFKFPQIGDPLTIAAFLMPFLLSATFFTMTLSYFCSQREFGMMLFVFTSVIFIFISGISWPWTEIPTAIKAIAYIVPSTPGIHGFIKINTMGATLNDVWFEYIALWIQAGIYCITATIMYKWWIQNYDPEYKGMIRKRVE
- a CDS encoding putative signal transducing protein — encoded protein: MDELVTLKSADFEANLAIAKSFLIDNGIDCVVNGEYLTVYTAGLGTARLQVRSEDYRRAAELLIEGGFAKREDFDFEKYQ
- a CDS encoding TonB-dependent receptor, which translates into the protein MILRLTLIIILLTLSVRAFSQSQIQGYIRDENNKGIAFANVYIENTVDGTSTDENGHFVLETEEKGSVTLIASFVGYKPFSITSDVSKLNNLAINLKPDLTNLNEVVVTAGSFQLKGESNLEKKNAIDLVTAAGSEGDLYKSITNLPGAQISGTDGKLQVRGGSSYETQTYIDEMHVMSPYTSMPANTAVRGRHSTFIFDAINFSTGGFSPEYTQSLSSVLPLSTKDESTITKIGASLTSVGLGTGGTKSWDKGSASFDVNYTNLEPYTKLIFPDEKPDWDKYYQGISAANQLRFKLGDKTYLKTYFTYDKTLFKKKETPAFSNIDRKLDFDEDNLYLNSTFKKRFSNGINYFAGVAYSWNKKNINNARVPNDLFKSDESELHLKTKAEKRFSGLYKLGVGTEALIRKYEMTYLDEKSVERKVNHNIEGLFVSNDFNLSDKLLLNASSRIEYASLDKSFALLPRIALNYNIKKDIVLSAVAGKYQQTSPNENLIYNNHLSQENTTQYILSAQNTITNYRVFRVEVYHKKYNKLTTIYDDFYHSDGHGYSQGVDLMYKDGFRTGNKQSLEYMLSYSYNDSKRKYAEYNEKIMPPFTTKHNASVILRYSNEKLKSIIGVTNRFASGRAYHNPNLPGVMNETTPAYNSLDVSWTVLAHKRLIIYASASNILGRTNIYGYDYNPNPNTSGRYEAKSIKSYQNNFFFIGFFWTISGKVAYDPATF
- a CDS encoding winged helix-turn-helix domain-containing protein; this encodes MFKDLDPLLHSQLRLAVISLLLSVEEADFVFIREKTGSTAGNLSVQIEKLSEAGYINVRKFIDGKKPRTVCKITQTGIDAFDKYVKNLQSYIKK
- a CDS encoding GlsB/YeaQ/YmgE family stress response membrane protein, which codes for MEFIWSIIIGIAAGFIAGKIMKGSGFGLILNLIVGIVGGLLGGWIFTLLGLDVNGILGNLVMSTIGAIVLLWIISLFKKKE